Proteins encoded by one window of Lathyrus oleraceus cultivar Zhongwan6 chromosome 1, CAAS_Psat_ZW6_1.0, whole genome shotgun sequence:
- the LOC127078814 gene encoding glutamine synthetase leaf isozyme, chloroplastic has product MAQILAPSTQWQMRITKTSPCATPITSKMWSSLVMKQTKKVAHSAKFRVMAVNSENGTINRVEDLLNLDITPFTDSIIAEYIWIGGTGIDVRSKSRTISKPVSHPSELPKWNYDGSSTGQAPGEDSEVILYPQAIFKDPFRGGNNILVVCDAYTPAGEPIPTNKRHRAAEIFSNPKVEAEIPWYGIEQEYTLLQTNVKWPLGWPVGGYPGPQGPYYCAAGADKSFGRDISDAHYKACIYAGINISGTNGEVMPGQWEYQVGPSVGIEAGDHIWASRYILERITEQAGVVLTLDPKPIEGDWNGAGCHTNYSTKSMREDGGFEVIKKAILNLSLRHKIHIEAYGEGNERRLTGKHETASINDFSWGVANRGCSIRVGRDTEKNGKGYLEDRRPASNMDPYVVTALLAESTLLWEPTLEAEALAAQKIALKV; this is encoded by the exons ATGGCGCAGATTTTGGCACCTTCGACGCAATGGCAGATGAGAATCACAAAAACCTCTCCTTGTGCAACTCCAATCACATCAAAGATGTGGAGTTCTTTGGTTATGAAACAAACTAAGAAAGTTGCGCATTCTGCTAAATTTAGAGTTATGGCAGTCAACTCTGAAAATGGCACCATCAATAGGGTAGAGGATTTGCTTAATTTGGACATCACTCCGTTCACCGACAGCATTATTGCTGAGTACATATG GATTGGTGGGACAGGAATTGATGTGCGCAGCAAATCAAGG ACCATATCAAAGCCTGTTTCGCATCCCTCTGAGCTTCCTAAGTGGAACTATGATGGATCTAGCACTGGACAAGCCCCTGGTGAAGATAGTGAAGTGATCCTATA TCCTCAAGCAATTTTCAAAGATCCTTTCCGTGGCGGAAACAATATTTTG GTCGTTTGTGATGCGTATACACCAGCAGGTGAGCCTATCCCTACAAATAAGAGACACAGAGCTGCTGAAATCTTCAGTAACCCAAAGGTTGAGGCTGAGATTCCATG GTATGGAATAGAACAAGAGTACACTTTACTTCAAACAAATGTGAAATGGCCATTAGGTTGGCCTGTAGGTGGCTATCCTGGTCCTCAG GGTCCTTATTACTGTGCTGCCGGAGCAGATAAGTCATTTGGACGTGATATATCTGATGCTCATTACAAGGCTTGCATATATGCTGGAATTAACATTAGTGGCACCAATGGAGAAGTTATGCCTGGACAG TGGGAGTATCAAGTTGGTCCTAGTGTAGGTATTGAAGCTGGTGATCATATCTGGGCTTCAAGGTACATCCTTGAG AGAATTACTGAACAAGCTGGTGTTGTGCTCACTCTTGATCCAAAACCAATAGAG GGTGATTGGAATGGTGCAGGATGTCACACCAATTACAG TACAAAGAGCATGAGGGAAGATGGAGGGTTTGAGGTGATAAAGAAGGCCATTTTGAACCTTTCCCTTCGCCACAAGATCCACATTGAAGCATACGGAGAAGGAAACGAAAGAAGGTTGACAGGAAAGCATGAGACAGCCAGCATTAACGACTTTTCTTGG GGAGTGGCTAACCGGGGATGCTCAATCCGTGTGGGAAGAGACACCGAGAAGAATGGCAAAG GTTACTTGGAAGACAGGCGTCCGGCTTCGAACATGGATCCATATGTGGTAACAGCATTACTGGCAGAAAGTACATTATTGTGGGAACCAACTCTAGAGGCTGAAGCTCTTGCAGCTCAGAAGATTGCATTAAAGGTCTAA